Part of the Crossiella cryophila genome, GCGACCGCCTGGTGGTGATGGACAACGGCCGCATCGTCGCCGAGGGCTCACCCGCCGACCTGATCGCCGCCCACTCCACCCGCGAGGTCCTCGAACTCCGCTTCGCCCCCGGCCACCAGACCGAGGCCGCGCCCACCGTCGCCGACCTGGCCGAACGCGTCGAGATCCTGCCCGACCGCCTGCTGCTCTACACCGCGGACGGCGAGTCCGCGCTGGCTGCCGCCCTCGAACGCGGCATCCGCCCGATCACCAGTCTGGTCCGCCGCAGCTCGCTGGAGGACGTCTTCCTCCGGCTCACCGGCCGAACCCTGGTGGACTGATGACCAGCCACCCGACCGAGGACCGCGCCGAACGTGGGCACCCGCGTCCCACCGGCAGGCCGGTAGGCGCGCTGCGGGCCGCTTTCCTTGTGGTGGAAGGAAAGTGGACCTGGTACCGGCGCAACTGGCGAGCCACCTTCTTCTCCAGTGTCGGCCAGCCGCTGCTGTTCCTGCTCGCCCTCGGGCTGGGTATCGGCTCCCAGGTCAAACCAGGGGCCGTGCCCGGCGGCGTGTCCTATCTGGAGTACCTGGCGCCGGCGTTGCTGGTGGTCTCGGCCGTGCAGAACGCGACAGGGGAGTCGACCTTCCCGGTGCTGTCCTCGTTCAAGTGGCAACGGGTCTACTGGGGCATCAACGCCTCACCCATCACCCCCCATCAGATCGTTGGTGGACAACTGTTGTGGACGGCGGCCCGGCTGTTGCTCTCCGGCGCCGTCTACCTGGTGGTGGCCGCGTTCTTCGGTGGTGTCCGCAGCCCGCTGGTGCTCATCTCACTGCTGTTCGCCACGCTGGCCGGGATGGCCTTCGCCGCCCCGCTGACCGCCTACGTCGCCACCGTCGACGACGAGGGCCAGACCCTCGGCAACATCTTCCGCTTCGTGCTGATGCCGATGACCCTGTTCGCCGGCACCTTCTTCC contains:
- a CDS encoding ABC transporter permease, which codes for MTSHPTEDRAERGHPRPTGRPVGALRAAFLVVEGKWTWYRRNWRATFFSSVGQPLLFLLALGLGIGSQVKPGAVPGGVSYLEYLAPALLVVSAVQNATGESTFPVLSSFKWQRVYWGINASPITPHQIVGGQLLWTAARLLLSGAVYLVVAAFFGGVRSPLVLISLLFATLAGMAFAAPLTAYVATVDDEGQTLGNIFRFVLMPMTLFAGTFFPLDRLPDFVQPIAWITPLWHGTELARGTVLGGLQFWPALGHLAYLLALLAGGAALAARNFRRRLAN